Proteins co-encoded in one Arthrobacter alpinus genomic window:
- a CDS encoding RsmB/NOP family class I SAM-dependent RNA methyltransferase encodes MTSEQGGRSSHQSSQSGGGPSGHGQSNSQGGGVRRRDDSGRERNRSTGRNRTETSPGQRTRVADPARLVAFEVLRAVSADDAYANLVLPARIRKHGLDRRDAGFATELTYGALRAQGTYDAILATCVDRPLSELDPAILDALRIGAHQLMAMRVPTHAALDQTVGLARAVIGAGPSGLVNAVLRKVAAKELPQWIEQLTEGMSDEVKIASIEHAHPEWIVRAMRQALVAHGRDVSEITALLEADNAAPVVNLVALPGLGDLSEAFDAGFTPGELVADSALSSGGDLGRLDSVRDGTVRVQDAGSQLVARALAAVMISSEKADGEERWLDLCAGPGGKAALLAALAAEQDAWLLANEPAPHRAKLVSQALAAVPQNSWTVRTGDGRDIGKEHPNAFDRILVDAPCTGLGALRRRPESRWRRKLSDVTELGPLQRELLTSALDAVKPGGVVAYVTCSPHIAETIAVVEDAMRKRPELELIDAGAALDAVSISGSVEAGNTTSAVPGHRMMAQLWPHIHQSDAMFLALIRKN; translated from the coding sequence ATGACCAGCGAGCAAGGCGGGCGTTCCAGCCACCAGAGCAGCCAAAGCGGTGGTGGACCCTCCGGTCACGGCCAGAGCAACAGCCAAGGCGGGGGTGTCCGGCGTCGTGATGATTCGGGGCGCGAACGTAACCGCAGCACCGGCCGCAACAGGACAGAGACCTCACCTGGCCAGCGCACTCGCGTAGCCGACCCCGCACGGTTGGTGGCCTTCGAGGTGCTCCGCGCCGTCTCAGCCGATGACGCGTACGCCAACCTGGTGCTGCCGGCCCGCATCCGCAAGCACGGATTGGACCGCCGCGACGCCGGTTTCGCCACCGAACTGACCTACGGTGCCCTGCGCGCCCAAGGCACCTACGACGCCATTTTGGCTACCTGCGTTGACCGTCCACTCAGCGAGCTGGACCCTGCCATCCTAGACGCGCTGCGCATTGGCGCCCACCAGCTCATGGCCATGCGCGTGCCCACCCACGCCGCCCTGGACCAGACCGTTGGATTGGCCCGCGCCGTCATTGGCGCCGGACCGTCAGGCCTGGTCAACGCCGTACTGCGCAAGGTTGCCGCCAAGGAACTGCCACAGTGGATCGAGCAGCTCACCGAAGGTATGAGCGACGAGGTCAAGATCGCCTCCATCGAGCACGCTCACCCCGAGTGGATTGTCCGCGCGATGCGCCAAGCACTGGTGGCTCATGGCCGCGACGTCTCCGAGATCACGGCCCTGCTGGAAGCCGACAACGCCGCCCCCGTGGTCAATCTCGTGGCTTTGCCGGGTCTGGGCGATCTCTCCGAAGCCTTCGACGCCGGCTTCACCCCGGGCGAGCTCGTGGCCGATTCCGCGCTCTCATCCGGTGGCGATCTGGGCCGCCTGGATAGCGTCCGCGATGGCACCGTCCGCGTGCAGGATGCCGGCTCCCAGCTGGTGGCCCGCGCCTTGGCGGCCGTGATGATTTCATCCGAAAAGGCCGACGGCGAGGAGCGTTGGCTCGATCTGTGCGCCGGCCCCGGTGGCAAGGCAGCCCTGCTGGCTGCTCTCGCCGCCGAGCAGGATGCGTGGTTGCTGGCCAACGAGCCGGCTCCGCACCGCGCCAAACTCGTCTCGCAGGCATTGGCAGCCGTTCCGCAGAACAGCTGGACAGTGCGCACCGGCGATGGCCGTGACATTGGCAAGGAACATCCCAATGCCTTTGACCGAATTCTGGTCGATGCCCCGTGCACCGGCCTTGGCGCCCTGCGCCGCCGGCCGGAGTCGCGCTGGCGCCGGAAGCTCTCCGATGTCACCGAGCTGGGCCCGCTGCAGCGGGAGCTGCTCACCTCGGCCCTGGACGCTGTCAAACCAGGGGGAGTGGTGGCCTACGTGACCTGTTCTCCCCATATTGCCGAGACCATCGCCGTGGTGGAAGACGCCATGCGTAAGCGCCCGGAGCTGGAACTGATCGATGCCGGTGCCGCCCTTGACGCTGTCAGCATCAGTGGATCTGTGGAAGCCGGCAACACTACGTCCGCCGTCCCCGGGCACCGGATGATGGCTCAGCTGTGGCCTCACATTCACCAGAGCGATGCCATGTTCTTGGCGCTGATCCGCAAGAACTAG
- the fmt gene encoding methionyl-tRNA formyltransferase has product MRVLFAGTPAVALPSLEILREAGHEIVAVLTRPDAPLGRKRVMTPSPVAARAQELGLPVIKADKIDAEAAAAIAAAAPEVAAIVAYGALIPASALTLPTHGWINLHFSLLPAWRGAAPVQHSVINGDQITGASTFLLEKGLDTGPVYGTMTESIRPTDTSAALLDRLSHSGAILLAQTIDGLGAGALSGVPQQGEITLAPKLTLEDGHVAWGEPALAINRRIRGVTSEPGAWTMLAGQRFKLGPVLMRSDVSDLAPGQLLVTGKNVLVGTGSHAVELVDVQPAGKKLMKATDWARGLGNKEDVVFE; this is encoded by the coding sequence ATGAGGGTCCTCTTTGCCGGAACCCCCGCCGTAGCGTTACCGTCCCTGGAAATCCTGCGTGAGGCAGGGCATGAGATTGTCGCCGTCCTGACGCGCCCGGACGCGCCGCTGGGCCGCAAAAGGGTCATGACGCCGTCGCCCGTGGCCGCCCGCGCACAGGAACTGGGCCTACCCGTCATTAAGGCAGACAAGATCGACGCCGAGGCTGCCGCGGCCATCGCCGCCGCCGCACCTGAGGTGGCCGCCATTGTTGCCTACGGCGCCTTGATCCCAGCATCCGCGCTGACCCTGCCCACCCACGGCTGGATCAACCTGCACTTCTCACTCCTGCCGGCCTGGCGCGGCGCGGCACCCGTGCAACACTCCGTCATCAATGGCGATCAGATCACCGGCGCCTCCACGTTCCTGCTCGAAAAGGGACTGGACACCGGCCCTGTCTACGGCACCATGACCGAATCGATTCGGCCTACGGACACCAGCGCCGCCTTGCTGGACCGGCTCTCGCACAGCGGAGCAATCCTGTTGGCGCAAACCATCGACGGCCTCGGCGCCGGAGCCCTGAGCGGAGTTCCCCAACAGGGTGAGATCACGCTGGCCCCCAAGCTCACACTCGAAGACGGACACGTGGCCTGGGGCGAACCCGCCTTGGCCATCAACCGCCGCATCCGGGGCGTCACCAGCGAACCCGGAGCATGGACCATGCTGGCCGGACAGCGTTTCAAACTCGGGCCGGTGCTGATGCGTTCGGACGTGAGTGATCTGGCCCCCGGGCAGCTACTTGTCACCGGGAAAAACGTCTTGGTGGGCACCGGATCGCACGCGGTGGAACTCGTTGACGTGCAACCTGCAGGCAAAAAACTTATGAAGGCAACAGACTGGGCCCGCGGCCTGGGCAACAAGGAAGATGTGGTGTTTGAATGA
- the def gene encoding peptide deformylase, whose amino-acid sequence MAILSIRIIGDPVLRTVAEEVSEFGPELAKLIDDMHQTMRDVRGAGLAAPQIGVNKRIFTYNVDGHDGHIINPVLVASDDFAPGEPEGCLSVPGLGYTVARHRWVRITGVDLHGKPLDMEATGTLAKCFQHETDHLDGKLYVDRLEGEDRKDALRAIRTANYHEVTDETVAKRAKTVGSAFGGSFAAGAGAAQ is encoded by the coding sequence ATGGCCATCCTGAGCATTCGCATCATCGGCGACCCTGTCCTGAGAACAGTTGCCGAGGAAGTGAGCGAATTTGGCCCTGAGCTGGCCAAACTGATTGATGACATGCACCAGACCATGCGTGATGTGCGCGGTGCCGGCCTGGCTGCACCCCAGATTGGCGTCAACAAGCGCATCTTCACGTACAACGTGGATGGCCATGATGGGCACATCATCAATCCTGTGCTGGTGGCCAGCGACGATTTTGCCCCCGGTGAGCCCGAAGGTTGCCTCTCCGTGCCCGGGCTTGGCTACACCGTTGCTCGCCACCGCTGGGTGCGCATCACCGGTGTGGACCTGCACGGTAAGCCTCTGGATATGGAAGCCACCGGCACCTTGGCCAAATGTTTCCAGCACGAAACAGATCACCTCGACGGCAAACTGTATGTAGACCGCCTCGAAGGCGAGGACCGCAAAGATGCGCTCCGGGCCATTCGCACGGCCAACTACCACGAGGTCACTGATGAAACCGTTGCCAAGCGCGCCAAGACCGTGGGCTCCGCCTTTGGTGGCTCCTTTGCTGCTGGCGCTGGGGCCGCCCAATGA
- a CDS encoding cytochrome, with translation MTAPALAHSTELGRMYARSLQDPPKVPSITTVIGQQSTSLDGWIGYMAATAVSKHPDLSSAVGNPGQLRTVVRDSSNAAEQFRDAAAARGDRVHNYCEQVALRALDMPHQLVEAKEALAENGEDNFALRFDHWWSEYKVQPLRPEITVWNETLGYAGTLDLVATIGGRLCIIDYKTKGTDRNGQVKSLDAKVVMQLVAGMKAEESIVDEAAGTWEAWKYGQDPILLGVAIGETEVRTLQANPQVLKAHWFKFASLRRVWQTSLEAAEAGTPLLDIAPPGQ, from the coding sequence ATGACAGCTCCAGCTTTGGCACACAGCACAGAATTAGGGCGTATGTACGCCCGTTCCCTGCAGGACCCGCCCAAGGTCCCCTCCATCACCACAGTTATTGGGCAGCAGTCCACCTCCCTGGACGGATGGATTGGCTACATGGCGGCAACAGCGGTCTCCAAACACCCCGATCTGAGCTCCGCGGTGGGAAATCCGGGCCAATTGCGCACTGTGGTTCGGGACAGCTCCAACGCTGCTGAACAGTTCCGCGATGCCGCCGCGGCCCGTGGCGACCGCGTTCATAACTACTGTGAACAAGTGGCCCTGCGCGCCTTGGATATGCCCCACCAGCTGGTCGAGGCCAAGGAGGCGCTGGCCGAAAACGGCGAGGATAACTTTGCGCTGCGCTTTGATCACTGGTGGAGTGAATACAAAGTCCAGCCGTTGCGCCCGGAAATCACCGTATGGAATGAAACTCTGGGCTATGCCGGGACCTTGGACCTCGTGGCGACCATTGGCGGACGCCTGTGCATCATCGATTACAAGACCAAGGGCACCGACCGCAATGGTCAGGTCAAGAGTCTAGATGCCAAGGTGGTCATGCAGCTGGTGGCCGGCATGAAGGCCGAAGAGTCCATTGTGGATGAAGCCGCCGGCACCTGGGAAGCGTGGAAATACGGTCAAGACCCCATCCTGCTCGGAGTGGCCATTGGCGAAACAGAAGTCCGCACGCTGCAGGCCAACCCGCAGGTTCTCAAAGCACACTGGTTCAAGTTCGCTTCATTGCGGCGAGTGTGGCAAACCTCATTGGAAGCGGCGGAAGCGGGCACTCCTTTGCTCGATATTGCGCCTCCCGGGCAGTAA
- a CDS encoding antitoxin — translation MSIFDDIKGKAEGLINGNEDAIKGGIEKAGDFVDGKTGDKFKDQVDGVQQAASNFIDGAGK, via the coding sequence TTGTCTATTTTTGACGATATCAAGGGCAAGGCCGAAGGACTGATCAACGGCAACGAAGATGCCATCAAGGGTGGCATCGAGAAGGCCGGGGACTTTGTTGACGGGAAGACCGGCGACAAGTTCAAGGATCAGGTGGACGGAGTCCAGCAAGCCGCGTCGAACTTTATCGATGGCGCAGGCAAGTAG
- the zapE gene encoding cell division protein ZapE has translation MVQVEQLSTRRPAVSVDELLAGFVPSPRFGDVSFGSYRPDPSQPSQSEAVTLLQEFAKSSAKKPAGGGLRKLFGGKAKAKSNSTGRAGIYLDGGFGVGKTHLLSSLWHEVEGPKAIGTFVEYTNLVGALSFRKTVEALSSYKLVCIDEFELDDPGDTVLMSRLMRELADAGVKLAATSNTLPGSLGDGRFAAVDFKREIQVLADQFEILHIDGEDFRHRGLPTPPEPVANSDLDARMRRDFAGSTVAVDDFSVLVDHLAGVHPSRYRQMLSDIDAAVWRNVHTITEQSVALRFVVLADRLYDKDVPILASGVPLDQLFTPEMMTGGYQKKYFRAVSRLTALAREAQEIGDRQPVG, from the coding sequence TTGGTACAGGTTGAGCAACTTTCCACTCGCCGCCCAGCGGTTTCAGTGGATGAACTGCTGGCGGGCTTCGTCCCATCGCCGCGTTTTGGTGACGTTTCCTTCGGCAGCTACCGTCCGGATCCTTCGCAACCCTCGCAGTCTGAGGCTGTGACGCTGCTGCAGGAATTCGCCAAGAGTTCGGCGAAGAAGCCGGCTGGTGGCGGACTGCGGAAACTGTTCGGCGGCAAGGCCAAGGCCAAGTCCAACAGCACCGGGCGTGCCGGAATTTACCTTGACGGTGGATTCGGCGTCGGCAAGACCCACCTCTTGTCATCGCTGTGGCATGAGGTTGAGGGCCCTAAAGCCATCGGTACTTTTGTGGAGTACACCAACCTGGTGGGGGCACTGTCTTTCCGCAAGACCGTGGAGGCACTCAGCTCCTACAAGCTGGTATGCATTGACGAGTTTGAACTCGATGACCCGGGGGACACCGTCTTGATGTCACGCCTCATGCGTGAATTGGCCGACGCCGGCGTCAAGCTTGCCGCCACCTCCAACACGCTGCCGGGCTCTTTGGGCGATGGGCGTTTTGCTGCCGTTGATTTCAAGCGGGAAATCCAGGTATTGGCTGACCAGTTTGAGATCCTGCACATTGATGGTGAGGACTTCCGCCACCGCGGCCTGCCCACACCCCCGGAGCCTGTTGCCAACAGCGACCTCGATGCGCGAATGCGCCGGGACTTCGCCGGGAGCACGGTGGCCGTTGATGATTTCAGTGTCCTGGTGGACCACCTGGCAGGAGTGCACCCCTCTCGCTACCGGCAGATGCTCTCCGACATCGACGCTGCGGTGTGGCGCAACGTCCACACCATCACCGAACAATCGGTGGCTCTGCGCTTTGTGGTGCTGGCCGACCGGCTGTACGACAAGGATGTGCCGATCCTGGCCAGCGGTGTTCCCTTGGATCAGCTGTTCACCCCTGAAATGATGACAGGTGGCTACCAGAAGAAGTACTTCCGCGCCGTCTCGCGTCTGACAGCCCTGGCCCGTGAGGCCCAGGAAATCGGAGACCGTCAGCCTGTCGGCTAA
- a CDS encoding sulfurtransferase: protein MPVALETNEKFAAYAHPERLVSTEWLAEALADGAAKDGRIVVVESDEDVLLYETGHIPGSVKIDWHTDLNDDVTRDYIDGAAFALLAQAKGISRDSTVIVYGDKSNWWAAYALWVFTLFGHEDVRLLDGGRDKWIAEGRELTTDATAVTPSAEYPVVERNDAPIRAYKEDVLAHLGKPLIDVRSTEEYTGERTHMPAYPQEGTLRGGHIPTAASIPWARAAAEDGSYRTREELEALYLGEAGLVPGDDVVAYCRIGERSSHTWFALKYLLGFETVRNYDGSWTEWGNAVRVPIAVGTERGELPNSAN, encoded by the coding sequence ATGCCAGTTGCACTAGAAACAAACGAGAAGTTCGCCGCATACGCCCATCCGGAGCGCTTGGTCTCCACCGAGTGGCTGGCCGAAGCCTTGGCAGACGGCGCAGCAAAGGACGGGCGCATTGTGGTGGTTGAATCCGATGAGGACGTGCTGCTGTACGAGACGGGCCACATCCCGGGTTCTGTCAAGATTGACTGGCACACAGACCTGAACGACGACGTCACCCGCGACTACATTGACGGCGCGGCTTTTGCGCTGCTCGCCCAGGCCAAGGGCATCTCCCGCGATTCCACAGTCATTGTGTACGGTGACAAGTCCAACTGGTGGGCCGCCTACGCGCTCTGGGTCTTCACCCTGTTCGGTCACGAAGATGTTCGCCTGCTTGACGGCGGCCGCGACAAGTGGATTGCCGAAGGCCGCGAGCTCACCACTGACGCCACCGCAGTCACGCCCTCCGCCGAGTACCCGGTCGTAGAGCGCAACGACGCCCCCATCCGCGCTTACAAGGAAGATGTCCTAGCGCACTTGGGCAAGCCGCTCATCGATGTCCGTTCCACCGAGGAATACACTGGCGAACGCACCCACATGCCGGCCTACCCGCAGGAAGGCACGCTGCGTGGCGGTCACATCCCCACGGCCGCCTCCATCCCGTGGGCCCGCGCCGCCGCCGAAGACGGCAGTTACCGCACACGCGAAGAACTCGAAGCACTGTACCTGGGCGAAGCCGGCTTGGTTCCCGGCGATGACGTGGTTGCTTACTGCCGTATCGGCGAGCGTTCCAGCCACACGTGGTTCGCTCTGAAGTACCTGCTGGGCTTCGAGACCGTCCGCAACTACGACGGTTCCTGGACCGAGTGGGGCAACGCCGTTCGCGTCCCCATCGCCGTGGGCACCGAACGTGGCGAACTCCCCAACTCGGCAAACTAA
- a CDS encoding SufE family protein: MTTSQALPAALAEIVKDFQELTERDRLTLLLDFSKSLPPLPDRLKDHPELLEQVMECQSPLFLTVESEKTDDGEVVRLFFQAPPEAPTTRGFASVLFEGLDGLTAAEILAVPDDMPEQLGLTRAISPLRMRGMSAMLGRVKRKINGGLRPAA; encoded by the coding sequence ATGACTACTTCACAAGCACTTCCAGCTGCATTGGCCGAGATCGTCAAGGATTTCCAGGAACTGACTGAACGGGACCGGCTGACACTGTTGCTGGACTTCTCCAAGTCACTGCCCCCCTTGCCGGACCGGCTCAAGGATCACCCCGAGCTCCTGGAGCAGGTGATGGAATGCCAGTCGCCGCTGTTTTTGACAGTGGAATCGGAAAAGACGGACGACGGCGAGGTGGTGCGTCTGTTCTTCCAGGCACCTCCAGAGGCCCCCACCACGCGCGGCTTTGCCTCGGTTTTGTTTGAGGGCCTTGACGGTTTGACCGCCGCTGAGATCCTCGCCGTACCGGATGACATGCCCGAACAGTTGGGCCTGACTCGCGCCATTTCGCCCCTGCGCATGCGCGGCATGTCCGCCATGCTCGGTCGAGTCAAGCGCAAGATCAATGGCGGGCTTCGCCCGGCCGCCTAG
- the ybaK gene encoding Cys-tRNA(Pro) deacylase — MAKKSTAAGTGTPATVALTKSGIRFTAHPYDHDPGNTNYGIEAATVLGIEPARVFKTLMTDVAGTLAVAIVPVNGTLDLKAMAQALGHKKAAMADPATAQRRTGYVLGGISPIGQRQHSPTVLDESALDYETILVSGGRRGFDIELAPTDLITITKAATAKIGSPTHP, encoded by the coding sequence ATGGCCAAGAAAAGCACTGCCGCGGGCACCGGCACTCCGGCAACAGTCGCCCTCACCAAATCTGGAATCAGATTTACCGCGCACCCCTATGACCACGATCCCGGCAACACCAATTATGGCATCGAGGCAGCCACGGTTTTGGGGATCGAGCCGGCCCGGGTATTCAAGACCCTCATGACGGATGTGGCAGGAACTCTGGCCGTTGCTATTGTGCCTGTGAATGGGACCCTGGATCTGAAAGCCATGGCTCAAGCTTTGGGTCACAAAAAGGCCGCCATGGCGGACCCCGCTACTGCACAACGCCGCACCGGCTATGTCTTAGGGGGCATCTCCCCCATCGGCCAGCGTCAGCACTCCCCCACCGTGCTGGATGAATCTGCGCTGGACTACGAGACCATTCTGGTCTCCGGTGGCCGCCGCGGCTTTGACATCGAACTGGCACCGACGGATCTGATCACCATCACCAAGGCCGCAACGGCCAAAATCGGTAGCCCTACGCACCCGTAG
- a CDS encoding alpha/beta hydrolase family protein: MATSSQQSNPWLKWGALGAAAAGASAVVVVTATSALAAYFARRIVTPEKQRADDVAVLAVISDGPKLQIVLEATPDTTIEGTYGLFFNNSAAHAVIGRILSYVPREGSVTREVLSVHGGELRTATAGWWSGNLYAHPEEMGLAFEDVTLNLPDGPAPAWLLPAPSPGATWAIMVHGRGATRSEGLRAVPTAHRLGMNALLISYRNDGDAPAARDGRYGLGVTEWADVEVAIEYAIAHGAKDVVLFGNSMGGAISLQTADVARNRKHVLALVLDAPVINWVNVLAHQAQLNRIPNFIGQYGEVMLTHPLGRRITGLAAPVDLKSMDWVTRAVELRTPSLILHSIDDDFVPYEPTAELAKRNPEMVTFEPFSKARHTKEWNVDPERWESVVETWLAPRLGRHSLPRS, from the coding sequence ATGGCTACCTCTTCGCAGCAGTCCAATCCCTGGCTCAAGTGGGGTGCCCTCGGTGCCGCCGCAGCAGGGGCGTCCGCCGTCGTAGTGGTGACGGCAACATCCGCTCTGGCCGCTTACTTTGCCCGACGCATCGTGACTCCGGAGAAGCAGCGCGCTGACGATGTAGCCGTCTTGGCCGTCATCTCCGACGGTCCCAAACTGCAGATCGTGCTCGAGGCCACCCCAGATACCACTATTGAAGGCACCTACGGGCTGTTCTTCAACAACAGTGCCGCCCACGCGGTGATTGGCCGGATACTCTCTTACGTCCCGCGCGAAGGCAGCGTCACCCGCGAGGTCCTCTCCGTCCACGGCGGCGAGCTGCGGACCGCCACGGCCGGTTGGTGGTCCGGCAACCTCTACGCCCATCCCGAGGAGATGGGGCTGGCGTTTGAGGATGTGACCCTGAATCTGCCCGACGGGCCAGCCCCTGCCTGGCTGTTGCCGGCCCCCTCGCCCGGAGCCACGTGGGCCATCATGGTGCACGGCCGTGGCGCCACCCGTAGCGAGGGTCTGCGCGCGGTCCCCACCGCGCACCGTCTGGGTATGAATGCCCTCTTGATTTCTTACAGGAACGACGGCGATGCCCCCGCCGCACGGGACGGCCGGTATGGGTTGGGGGTCACGGAGTGGGCCGATGTGGAGGTGGCTATTGAGTACGCCATTGCCCACGGCGCCAAGGATGTGGTGCTGTTTGGCAACTCCATGGGCGGGGCCATCAGCTTGCAAACTGCGGATGTGGCCCGGAACCGCAAACACGTGCTGGCACTCGTGCTGGATGCTCCCGTCATCAACTGGGTCAATGTTCTAGCGCATCAGGCACAGCTGAACCGCATCCCGAACTTCATTGGTCAGTATGGCGAAGTGATGCTCACGCACCCGCTGGGGCGGCGGATCACGGGCTTGGCTGCGCCCGTGGATCTCAAGAGCATGGATTGGGTGACCCGAGCCGTGGAGTTGCGGACGCCGTCACTCATTCTGCACAGCATTGACGATGACTTTGTGCCGTATGAGCCCACCGCAGAACTGGCCAAGCGGAATCCCGAAATGGTGACCTTTGAGCCGTTCTCCAAGGCCCGGCACACGAAAGAATGGAACGTGGACCCGGAGCGGTGGGAAAGTGTTGTGGAAACTTGGCTGGCACCCCGCTTGGGTCGGCACAGCCTGCCCCGCAGTTAG
- the msrB gene encoding peptide-methionine (R)-S-oxide reductase MsrB produces the protein MNSSENSAAPTAPAVVKSDAQWREELTPAEYQVLRQAGTERPFTGEYWDSMQEGVYECRACGAELFTSKEKFSSHCGWPSFFAPLADGSVRYLHDNSLGMERIEVRCMSCDSHLGHLFKGEGYDTPTDERFCINSVSMTLREGPRELSPEAP, from the coding sequence ATGAACAGTTCTGAGAATTCCGCCGCGCCCACTGCCCCTGCCGTTGTGAAAAGCGATGCGCAGTGGCGTGAAGAACTCACCCCTGCCGAGTATCAAGTGCTGCGCCAGGCCGGCACCGAACGTCCCTTTACCGGCGAGTACTGGGACTCCATGCAGGAAGGCGTGTACGAATGCCGTGCCTGTGGTGCTGAACTTTTCACGTCCAAAGAAAAGTTCTCCTCGCACTGCGGCTGGCCATCCTTCTTTGCCCCCTTGGCAGACGGTTCGGTGCGGTACCTGCACGATAACTCCCTGGGGATGGAACGTATTGAGGTACGCTGCATGTCCTGCGACTCGCACTTGGGTCACTTGTTCAAGGGTGAAGGCTACGACACACCTACGGACGAACGCTTCTGCATTAATTCCGTCTCGATGACTTTGCGCGAGGGCCCACGGGAACTGTCGCCAGAAGCGCCCTAA
- a CDS encoding DUF6421 family protein — MTLTIDSSNASSTFNYADVANSPEWLALKAAATDLQQLQIKDGSVLEAGDHCAATALIATITASMDALAPHFPHDARYLELAVADFNKWVTAGLGVPDFLDSLLAFNPQENRIDGLGHLVVFPMYTQNGSTSRFVEAVLVETLWPEFIGELEAGSYSNKLFVPLRFIDFTPGYDSNSAVLFPESVSVRETPTFTWGAIFQDREAARFRRVVRAAAEVTRLELPADAVELLENQSLTQETFIMWDLIHDRTHMRGDLPFDPFMIKQRMPYFLYSLEELRCDLTAYRESVAVEADTSASPEARKHAKLVQYAVIFDRIFRFAITGTRVRNYDGLGGQLLFAWLHQHHVLHWTDTKLTIDWAEVPAVVIALGQEIEELYWRSIDRPKLAHWLAAYELVSATLTPNPASTWAKGPAALPLTAPLREITDQVMDDEFPLSMFYEALDKKMRAVIDSTAGITGTSAA, encoded by the coding sequence ATGACCCTCACCATTGACAGCAGCAACGCCTCCAGTACTTTCAACTATGCCGACGTGGCCAACAGCCCTGAGTGGCTGGCCCTGAAAGCGGCTGCCACGGATTTGCAGCAGTTGCAGATCAAGGACGGTTCTGTGCTGGAGGCTGGCGATCATTGTGCCGCAACGGCGCTGATCGCCACCATCACCGCGTCCATGGACGCCCTGGCCCCGCACTTCCCACATGACGCCCGCTATTTGGAGCTGGCCGTGGCCGACTTCAACAAGTGGGTCACTGCGGGCCTGGGCGTCCCTGACTTCCTGGATTCCCTGTTGGCGTTCAACCCCCAGGAGAACCGCATCGACGGGCTGGGGCATTTGGTGGTGTTCCCCATGTACACGCAGAACGGCTCCACTTCCCGCTTCGTGGAGGCCGTGCTGGTGGAAACCCTGTGGCCTGAATTCATTGGCGAGCTGGAAGCTGGCAGCTACTCCAACAAGCTCTTTGTTCCGCTGCGCTTCATTGATTTCACCCCCGGCTACGACAGTAACTCCGCCGTGCTGTTCCCGGAAAGCGTCTCCGTCCGAGAAACCCCCACCTTCACCTGGGGGGCCATTTTCCAAGACCGCGAAGCCGCCCGGTTCCGCCGTGTGGTCCGGGCGGCCGCCGAGGTGACCCGACTGGAATTGCCAGCTGACGCCGTCGAACTTCTGGAGAACCAATCCCTGACGCAGGAAACGTTCATCATGTGGGACCTCATCCATGACCGCACCCACATGCGCGGAGATCTGCCGTTTGACCCGTTCATGATCAAGCAGCGCATGCCGTACTTCCTGTATTCGCTGGAGGAACTGCGCTGCGATCTCACGGCCTACCGGGAATCGGTGGCCGTGGAGGCTGATACGAGCGCCTCCCCCGAGGCACGCAAGCACGCCAAACTGGTCCAATACGCCGTAATTTTTGACAGGATTTTCCGTTTTGCCATCACCGGCACGCGCGTTCGCAACTACGACGGGCTGGGCGGGCAGCTGCTGTTTGCGTGGCTGCACCAGCACCATGTTCTGCACTGGACCGACACCAAATTGACCATTGACTGGGCAGAGGTGCCGGCAGTGGTGATCGCGCTCGGACAAGAGATCGAGGAGCTGTACTGGCGCTCGATCGACCGGCCCAAGCTGGCACATTGGCTGGCCGCCTATGAGCTGGTCTCGGCCACGCTTACCCCGAACCCGGCATCCACCTGGGCGAAGGGTCCTGCGGCTCTGCCCTTGACGGCGCCGCTGCGCGAGATCACCGATCAGGTCATGGACGATGAATTCCCGCTCTCCATGTTCTACGAAGCCTTGGATAAGAAGATGCGTGCCGTCATCGATTCCACTGCGGGCATCACCGGCACCAGCGCCGCTTAG